Proteins from a single region of Carassius gibelio isolate Cgi1373 ecotype wild population from Czech Republic chromosome B15, carGib1.2-hapl.c, whole genome shotgun sequence:
- the si:ch211-167j9.5 gene encoding fibroblast growth factor receptor homolog 1, translated as MDNNLDIGHTILICIYAVTVFFMVVLGCLCINKYRSMKKVIWELRQKRPSVPQVASQDSPPPSPNILNIPELPDRITESPLQRQPTKSSCRFPWKPPLQVPRFTKADLNLIQLIKAGREGVFYKARIMRGTCRGHSLVTCKIGKEGITSKQMENEVSIMRKLAYHKNVMQLLDWNTAEEPYMLIMEFMSYGTLRSFVQKNKDELTADPELQSQFTIASYHIALAMEHLRSKMVVHCDLALRNILVSQFPWEVKVAEFGLARDLTRMRSRRSSRKKQHKERVPLRWYPPEYFRNNYYSFKGDVWAFGIVLWEMQTFGTLPYSSLNTSEQVVYSICAGCKNTVPNTCRPEIEQIMQDCWMDPYTNRPSFTDIVKILESVVESDGDYVDVDNQRIMNAEEK; from the exons ATGGATAACA ATCTTGATATAGGACACACAATTTTAATCTGCATCTACGCCGTTACCGTTTTCTTCATGGTTGTACTTGGATGCCTTTGCATAAACAA GTATCGTTCAATGAAGAAGGTCATATGGGAGCTGAGGCAAAAGAGGCCGTCTGTCCCCCAGGTTGCTTCCCAAGATTCTCCCCCTCCATCTCCCAACATCCTGAATATTCCTGAACTGCCTGACCGTATTACAGAGAGCCCATTACAGAGACAACCAACAAAATCCAGCTGTAGATTTCCCTGGAAGCCTCCACTACAG GTTCCTCGGTTTACAAAGGCAGACCTAAACCTCATTCAGCTCATAAAGGCAGGTCGAGAAGGAGTCTTCTACAAAGCGAGAATTATGAGGGGCACATGCAGAGGCCATTCACTGGTCACTTGCAAAATTGGAAAAGAAG GTATCACCTCAAAGCAGATGGAAAATGAGGTTTCTATTATGAGAAAGCTGGCGTATCATAAAAATGTGATGCAGCTGCTGGACTGGAATACAGCGGAAG AGCCGTATATGCTGATCATGGAGTTCATGAGCTACGGGACCCTGCGCAGTTTTGTTCAAAAAAACAAAGATGAGCTAACTGCCGACCCTGAACTGCAGAGCCAATTCACCATCGCCTCCTACCACATCGCCCTGGCCATGGAGCACTTACGCTCCAAAATG GTGGTGCACTGTGACCTTGCCTTAAGGAACATTCTGGTGAGCCAATTCCCATGGGAGGTGAAGGTAGCAGAGTTTGGCCTGGCCAGAGACTTGACCCGTATGAGGAGCAGACGCAGTAGCAGGAAAAAACAACACAAG GAGCGTGTGCCGCTGCGCTGGTATCCTCCAGAGTACTTCAGAAACAACTACTACAGCTTCAAGGGAGACGTCTGGGCATTTGGTATTGTGCTGTGGGAAATGCAGACATTCG GCACCTTGCCATATTCAAGTCTGAACACATCTGAGCAAGTGGTGTATAGTATCTGTGCTGGATGTAAGAACACTGTGCCCAACACCTGCCGTCCAGAAAT agaACAGATCATGCAAGACTGCTGGATGGATCCATACACAAATAGACCTTCATTTACAGACATTGTCAAGATCCTCGAGAGTGTCGTGGAGAGTGATGGG GATTATGTGGACGTTGACAACCAAAGGATCATGAATGCAGAGgaaaagtga
- the tmem97 gene encoding sigma intracellular receptor 2 has translation MFLRALEIIFLFYFLSHIPITLMIDLQPLLPEHLYPSKLKTLLHWYAAEFKDPMMMAAPVWFRSFIFCEALVQLPFFPIAAYAFMKGGCRWIRTPAIIYSVHVATTLIPILSHVLFHNFPLAPHPGPQTLQERLTLVSIYAPYLIIPVLILFTMLFSSTYNSTSSKGNSSSKSKKQR, from the exons ATGTTTCTTCGCGctttagaaattatatttttattttactttttgtccCACATTCCAATTACTCTCATGATTGATCTTCAACCTTTGCTTCCTGAACATCTGTATCCTTCCAAG CTGAAAACCCTACTGCATTGGTATGCTGCTGAATTCAAGGATCCGATGATGATGGCCGCTCCTGTGTGGTTCAGATCTTTTATATTCTGCGAGGCTCTCGTGCAGCTGCCCTTTTTCCCAATTGCAGCATACGCCTTCATGAAGG GTGGATGCAGATGGATCAGGACACCAGCAATCATTTATTCTGTTCACGTGGCAACCACTTTAATTCCTATTTTAAGTCACGTTCTGTTTCACAACTTTCCTCTGGCGCCACATCCGGGACCCCAAACTCTTCAAGAACGCCTGACCCTGGTGTCCATTTATGCTCCATACCTCATCATCCCTGTCCTGATACTGTTCACCATGCTCTTCAGTTCAACATATAACTCAACCTCTTCGAAAGGAAACTCTTCCTCAAAGTCCAAGAAACAAAGATAG
- the ift20 gene encoding intraflagellar transport protein 20 homolog → MAKDPLAEAGLHFDELNKLRVLEPDVSQKTTELKEECEEFVDKIGQFQKIVGGLIELVDELAKEAENEKMKAIGARNLLKSVEKQREAQQQQLQALIAEKKMQLERYRIEYEALQKVEAEQNEFIDQFILQK, encoded by the exons ATGGCTAAAGACCCGTTGGCAGAAGCTGGTCTTCATTTTGATGAACTCAATAAACTGCGAGTGCTCGAGCCTGATGTGAGCCAGAAAACCACTGAACTCAAAGAGGAGTGCGAGGAATTTGTTGACA AAATTGGACAGTTTCAGAAAATTGTAGGTGGCCTTATTGAACTTGTGGATGAGTTAGCGAAGGAAGccgaaaatgaaaaaatgaag GCTATAGGTGCAAGAAATTTGCTGAAATCAGTTGAAAAGCAACGGGAGGCTCAGCAGCAGCAGCTTCAGGCTCTGATTGCAGAAAAGAAAATGCAGTTGGAAAG GTATCGAATAGAATATGAAGCACTTCAAAAAGTGGAAGCGGAGCAGAATGAATTCATCGATCAGTTTATACTGCAGAAATAA